Part of the Prosthecobacter sp. genome, GCGACACCATACTGCTGGAGGTAGCGGTGGAAGCAGAGAGCCAAAGTGCTCTTGCCGGTGCCGGGATAGTCGTTCTGGATGAGGATGAGCTTCTTCATAGTATTTTTCGCAGATTGCATGTTAATTATGTAAATTATGGAAAAGATTGCAAGAATAAATATTTCGCATTTCCATAATTTCAATGATTCGCTGCTGGCTTGAAATGGCCCAATCCAAGTAAAATCAAGGCTTTGGAGCCCATCTGCCTCACTAGCTTTGAGGGCTGAAAAAAAGTACCAAGACCAGCCGACGAGCCTTTAAAATGACCCCAAGCAAGTTGGAAATGACTCCAAAGGTCACGCAAACTCACACCGAAGCCGCCCTTGCGCAGCGCCAAGGAGGCACTACTATCCGCCGCTCTAAGCACCTCCTACCCCGTGGTGTAATGGTAACACAGGAGATTTTGATTCTCTCGTTCAAGGTTCGAATCCTTGCGGGGTAACCACTCGGAGTGCGGCTTGAGATTTTAGGGTGCAGGGATCACCCACACACCTGTTGTCGCGCTGCGACGGTTGAGGAAAGCGGCACGAGCGGTCTTGAGCAGCAGAAGATCATTTTGCGAACGCAGGCTTGCGTCCCCGGAAGAGGTCCAGATGGCCGGGGTGTTCGGGGGCTGGAAGAACCAGTAACCGTTGTAGCCGCTCGCTCCCGGTTGGTTGTCGCCTTTCCAAAGCTGGAAGGTGTCGGCGGTGGTGGGATTCGTGGTGGCGGTAAAAACCGTGGTGTCAGTCATTCTCAGACTGAATGGCGAGGCATCCAGCGGCCAAGGACTGGTGAGCAGGCTGTAGCCTTGCGTCACCAACTGCGCAAACGGCGTGGTACGGACCTGGCCGGTGACGACGATCGAGCGTGCCACGGTGCTGCCGGTCTTCAGCAGCACGCCAGTGCCGGGCGGGATGATCGTGGCATCAGCGCTGGTCAGCGTGGCGTCGCCTGCGGCGTTCCATTGATGATATGATCCGGCCTTCAGCAGCCAAAACGAACGGAAGCCGGAAGACGTGAGAAACAGGATCTGATCGGCGGTGGAAGGGGTGTTGGTGCCATTCAGGACGGTTTTGTCGAACACTTGGCCGAGCGTGACGTGCTTGTGGATGGCGATGCGCGCGCCTGAGATGTCGGTGGGGACATCCAGGAGCGTGTTGTTGGCGGATTCAGTGTCGATGACGATTGCTCTGTCGCCGATGTGCGCGAGATCGAAACGATGACCGGCATGTGGACCGCTGCGGATTTCCAGGTAGTAGCGGGCATCAGGATCGACGACACCCGGCAGATACGAGGCATCCGTGATGTACACGGCATTGCCGGCGGACGAGTGCGCGTAACCGGCAAAAACGGGCGCGTTCACCCCATTCACGCCGATCGTTTGCGTGCCGCGTTGCGTCGTGATCTGCTGCCAGGTGACGGCGGGGGTGGTCGCGGTGTCGCCTGTGGACGTGCGCTGTACCCTCAAACGCACCATGCCGCGGACAAGGCTCTGATCTGCGACGGTGTCGAGATTTTCCCAGCGCAGGGTCTCGGTGCCGTTGTCGTCATCGATGACGGCGGGTGTGGTGGCGAGGAAGCTCCACGTTTTCAAATCCGTGCTGCTTTCCAGGAACCAATGCAGATCGCTGATGCCCTGAGGGCGCACGATGCTGGCGCTGACGTGGCCGTTTTGAGTGTCGAGGCGCAGCACTTCACCGGCGTTGATGCCACTGCCTGCGCTGCCGCCGAGCGCATACTCCAGAAGATCGGGCAGATCATCACCATCGGCGTTGGTGGCGGCGGTGGTCATGCTGCCCGAGCCGTTGCTGCGTCCGCTGTCGGTCCATGCGGCGAATGTGGCGGGGTAGGTGGTGCCGGTCATGCCGGTTTCATTGATCAGCAGACGATCAGCAGGCACCACTTCGAGCGGCTGGCTGGTGCTTTCCCACAGCAGGCGTGCCACGGCATCGCCACCGTTTTCATAGAACTCCATCTGAATCGTCACGGGCACGCCGGCTTGGAGATCGATCTCGGCGGTGTTCCATTCTTCGCCATGATGGGTCCAGTTGTTGATGAGCAACTGGCCGTTCACCCAAAGGCGCACGCCGTCATCACTCATCGTGGTGAATGTGTGGCGTTCGCTGTGGCGCGGGACGATGCAGCCGTGCCAGCGCACGCTGAAGTTGTCCGCTGCGAGGCGTGTGTCGGGCGCGGCGGCGTCCCAGCGGAAATCGACCGTGCTGTCGATGCGGCTGAAGCGAAGCTGGTCGAAGTTGATCCCGGCAAAGTAATCGGCGGTGAGGCCGTTTTGACGTGTCGGCGGCGTTCCATGGATGTTCGCGATGTCGATGTAGTTCAAGGCGGTGACGCGGTCGGCGGCGCTGCCGTTGTCGAGCGTGAGGCGGCCGTCCGCGACAGACACCCGGAGTGATTTGACCTGAAACTTCCCGGCGGCGCAGGCAAGCGCGCTCCAGACCACAGTGCCTTCCACGCGCAGCGTGTTGGTGCTTGTGGCGGTGGCGTCACCCACGCTGATGACGAGATCGTATTCGCCATTCGGCACGGCGATCTCCCACCTGGCGCCGGTTCTCATGCGGATGAACGTGTCCTGGCGCTGGTCGCTGACGGCGTTGCGATCGCGGCCCTGCTTGCTGTGATCCATGTTCCAGCCGTGCTCAAGACCGTTGCGCACGGCAAAGACAGCGCCGTTGTCCGCCACGTATCCATTGGGTTTCGGTGCACCGGCATTTTGGAAATTGATCTTCGCGGCAAAGGCTGCGGAGGGAGCAAAGGACACGGTGAGTGTGTTGGAGGCGCTGTTGCCCTGCGCCGAGCTGTCCTGGGCGGCGTTGGCAGGCATGCGCACCGTCACATCGCCGGTGGTGGCAGGTTGAATGGTCGCGATCCAGAGCGAGCCGCTGCCGCTGAGGCCGGTGACGTGGCCGTTGGTGACGATGAAATCGGCTTCGCTGACATCGGTGACGTTTTCACTGAACTGGGCGTTCACGGTGAAGCTGCCGGCGATGTTGCTGGATGCTGTTGAAAGCAGAACGCTTGGCACAGGATCGGCGGTGGTGGTGTAAATCACATCCAAGGTGTTGGAGGTGCTGCTGGTGTTGCCTGCGGCGTCGCTCGCGGCATTCGCGGGCAGTTGGATCGTGACGTTGCCGTTGGTCATCGGCGTCACGGTCACGCTGTAAGCGCTTCCGCTGCCGTTGAGGGAGGAAACACTGCCATTCGTGACGATGAAGTCGCTCAAGGCGACGCTGGAAACATTTTCACTGAACGTGGCGGTCACTTGGAAAGCGGCGCTGACGTTCGTTGATGCGGTGGCGAGCGTGACGGTGGGTTGGAGGGTGTCCGCAGGTGTGAATGTGACGCTCAAGGTGTTGGAAACCACACAGCCATTGCCGGCGGCATCTGCGACAGCTTCGGCGGGAAGCAACACCGTCACGCTGCCTGCGGCGTTCGGTGTGATGGTGGCGCTGAAGTTCGATCCGCTGCCGGTGACGTTGGAGGCGGTGCCATTGGTCACCGTGAAATCACCGGCGGTCAGACCAAGGATGTTTTCGCTGGAGGTGAGGCTCACGTCGAAGGCGGCGCTCACGTTGCTTTCTGTGGTGGCCAGCGTGATCACGGGTCGGGTCACATCGCTGGTGTTGGTGAGGTTCAACACGTTGGAGGCGAGGTTGCCGAGTCCGGTGGCATCGGTCATCACATTCGCGGCGATCTCGATGCGCACATTCGCGGCCAGCGGACCCACATTGAAGCTGAAACTCATTCCGGTGATCGCGAAACCACTGATCGTGCCACCGGTGATGCTGATGTCGGCGGCGGTGAAACCCGTGGCCGCTTCGCTCAAGACCCCGGTGACAGGGAAGGTGGTGTTCACGGTGCTGCTGGCCGTGGCGAGCACAATGTTCAACGGTGAGGGCGCACTCACGACTGCGTCGTCAATTTGAGAGAGAAAGGACACGACTTGAGAGAGCTGGGCGTCTGTAAGAAGCACCCCCTGGTGAGCGCGCACCGCATCGGCAAGAGTCGCGGCGGAACCGTCGTGCAAATACGGTGCGGTGTTCCAGAGTCCGCGCAGCGTTGGAACATCGAAGCCGGGGAGCGTGGTGTTCAGGCGCCTGCCGCTGCTCGGTTTGATCGTGCCGACATCGCGCAAGACATGGAGCGCACTGTTGGTGAAGCGCGTGCCGCTGTGGCAGGCGGCGCAGTTTTGCGCACGGAAGATCTGCTGGCCTGCGACCGCGTCGGCGGTGAGCGTGCCGTTGCTGTTGCGGCTCGGGCTGCTGCCGTTTGTGGTGAGGGAGGTCACATAGGCGGCGAGGGCATCGAGATCAGCGCTGAGTCCGGCCTTGGGATCGCCCAGCGGCTGGCTGCGTGTGCCGGCGTGGAAATTCGCATCGCTCATGAGACCGAGGCCGCCGGCGAAACCACGCATCTGACCTTCAAAATCTTGAATCTCGTCGAAGTTGCCGGTCCAGTGAACGGGGCCGTGCGTGCCATGGCCTTTGAGGGAGATGTTGTTGCGCAATCCTTCACCAAAGCCGGTGAAATCCCACACGCGGCCGTCCTGTCCGCCGTCGTTGTGGCAGGTGGCGCAACTGACATACTGCTGGAGGGCGATGCGCGGGTCGCGTGAATCGTAGAAGAACTGTTTCCCTTTCAAAACTGCGGCGGTGAGCTTCTCGGTGGTGATGCAGTTCAGCGTGGCCGTGAGTGTGGGCGCGGTTTCGGCTCCGTTGAGAACCGCGCTGACATCGTGAACGGTCACCGTGCGGTCCATGAAGTTGTGCACGTAAAGCGTGCGGCCATCGGGCGAGGTGATGACGCCCTGCGGTGCACGCCCGGCGGTGAAACGCAGCAGTTCGCGCTTTCCCCACGCATCCACCACCGCGACCTCGCGGCTGCCTTCGAGCGCGGTGAAGAGATACATGCCGGTGCGCTCGTAGGCGGCGGTGCTGGCGATGCCGGCGTCGTTGAAATCAATGCGCGCGGCGAAATCTTCGGCCTCCGTGGTCAGATCAATGCGTGAGGTGATGCTGCGCACGGTGCTGTCGTGGGTGAGCGGCCTGCCATCGCGCAGCATGCCGCGTTTGATGTTGTCCTTCTTCGACGGCACCCATGCGCTGATGCCATCGGGGCTGAGCACGGCAGGACCGAGATAGTTTGGAATGCCACGTCCGGTGATGGAGCTGTCCTCATCGTTGCTGTGTTCGAGAATGATCGTCTTGGCGACGCTCATGCTTGCCGCAGTGATCACCACGACCTGGCCGCCGAACTTCATCGAGCCCTGCTGTGTGATGACATGGGCCGTTTCCTCGCCGGGCAGCCGCGGTGTGATGAAACGCGTGGCAAAAACCTTCGTGCCATCGGCGCTGATGGAAAGATGCCGCACGTCGCTGCCGACAGTCGCGGTGGCGGCGATCTGCGTGGGCGTGGCCGGATTGATCTTCACGACGCGGCCGGTGTCCTGCAAGGAGACGTAGGCGTTCGTTCCGGCCGGATCAAACACGATGGCATACGGACGTGATCCGCGCGCCAGCGGAACCGTCTGGGCGACGGCGAGATTCGTGCCGATGATGGTGATGCTGCCGCTCTCGCTGTTCACCACCCAGGCACGGCCGTCGGGCGCGATGGCGATGCTGCGCGGGCCCTTGCCGGTGGTGATGATGCCGCTGCGTGCGCGTGTCACGGCGTCAAACACGGTCACCTTGTCCTGGTCGGGATTCACCACCCAGAGCCGTGCATTCGCACCGCTGCGGACCTGATAGGCGATGCTGCTGGAAACGGCGGGTGGTGCTGCGGTGAGCGCCGCATGAACGGCCTGGCGGAAGCTGGTGGTGACTTCGCGGCCCGTGTCGTCGCGTGCGGTGAGCGTGACGAGATAACGTCCTGGCGGGCTGAAGGTCTGTGTGATCGTGTTGCTGCTGCTGAAGGCCGTTTCGGCCGAGCCATCGCCGAAGTTCCACTTGTACTGCGGATTGAGACCGCCGGTCGAGCTGGCGGTGAAGGTGATGGCGGTGCCCACCGGCACCGGAGCATGGCTCAAGGGCGAAAGCGTGAGCGCGGAGTAGATGGTCCATGCAAACGTGGTGGATGACGCCGGTTTGATGCCGTCATTGACGGTGATGGTGACATTGAAGACGCCTGTGGCGGCAGGAGTGCCGGAAATGACGCCGCTGCCGGCATGGATGGCGAGTCCTGCTGGAAGACCGCTGGCGCTGAAGCTGGTGGTGGCAGGCTGATAGCCTGTGGCGTTCATCGTGACGGGGGTGATGGCCGTGCCCGCCGTGCCGGTTTGATCTCCTGGACTGCTCAGTGCGTAAGTGATGGCCGGATCGACCTGGATGATGCGCGAGACGGAGTAAACGCCGTTCGGTGCGATGGCGAAGAGCATCCAGTGCCCCGGCGTCATCACGTTGATGTTGGCATGCGCGTTGACGGCATAAACACCGGGGCTGGTCTGTGTGAACGGCAGATTGAGGAAGCGCAGGTCGCTGGTGACGCTGTGGGTCAGCGAGGTGAGCTTGATGAAAGTGAAGCGGCTCAGGCCGGCGGTGGCACGCACGTTGAACGTGAGGCCGGGACCGATGGCGGCGGGCGCTTCGGTGATGGCGGGGCGTGCGGCCAGGGTGCCATCGGCATGGTACAGCGCCGCAGGCGTGTAAACCTGCGCGTCCCGATGGTCGGCGGAGTTGCCGCTCAGGCCGCCGCCGCCGGACCACACGCGGCCATCGGGGAGCAGCACGGCCAGCGAGTGATAATTCCGCGGCACCTGCATGTTCGCGGCAGTGCGCCACTGGCCGGTGACGGGGTTCCAGATTTCCGGCGTCATCACGCTGTCGTTGTCGCTGAATTTTTCCTGCGAGCTGTTGCCGCCGATGGCCATGACCTCGCCGTTGGGCAGCACCACGCCGTTGGCGAAGGTGCGCGCATGGGTGAGGCTGCCGGTCTGCGTGATCGCTGGCGTGCTGCCGTTGATGTCGATGACGTAGGCGAGATTGGAGGCGCCGCCGCCGTTGGTGCGGCCGGCGGAGTGGAGGATTTTGCCGGTGTCAAACATCACCACCGCGCCGTCTTTGGGATAGTAGGCGCCGGGAACGGTGGCGCTGGTGCTGATGAACTGGCCGCCGCCCGTCGGATCGACCCAGTGCATCGTGTGCGTGGGTCCGGTATGCGCGATGCGGCCGTCCGGTGCGACGTGAAGAAACGGATGCCAGATGGATTCAAAGCCGCCCTCACTGTGCGCGAGCGCCCAGTTGATGCCGGTCAGGCGCGTCCAGCCGCTGCTTTCCTGCCAGCGCTCCGCCGTGTCGCTGCCGCCGGAGCCGGAGGCGGTGAAGATGGTGCCGTTCGGCAGGGCCACACTGGTGTTGTACCAGCGTGGGTCCTGCATGTCCGGCGCCGCGCTCCAGGCATTCGTGCGCCAGTCGAAGAGGCTGCATTTGCGGATGGTGTTGTTGCCGCCGTTCACCAGCAGGCGGCCGTCCTTGAGCAGGGAAACGCCGCCGCAGAACATGTCGTGCCGCGTGTTGTTGATTTCTACGAAGGCGCCTGTGCGGTAGTCCCAGGTGGCTGCGTAAGTGGCATTGCCGACCGGGAACGTGGTGCGCTGGCTGGAGGCAAAGGTCAGCAGGCGGCCGTCAGGAAGCTGCGCGCAGGTCACCGGGATGTGTGGTGTCCAGGCGATGACGGAACTCCACAATCCCAGCGTCGAATACTGCGCGGGCACCGGCGGCAGCATCTGCGTGGCGGTCGGGCCGGCGGCAGGCGCGAGGCGTGCGGCTTCGGCGGCGAGGACATCGCTTTCTTCGTGGCTCAGGACGTCCGCGCGCGCGGTGGTTCCCATGAGCAGCGTGGCGAGGAGCAGGCGTTTCATTGTGTGGCAGGGGCGGATTCGGGACTGACGAAGGTTTCGTCAGTCAGTGTTTTGAGAAAGGCCGTGAGGTCGGCCTTTTCCTGCGCGTTGAGTTGGATGCCAGCCTCGGGATGCTTGGCGAGATTGGGGTCGAGCGTGGACGAGCGGCGCACCTCGCCGCTGTAGTGCTCCACCACTGCCTCCAGCGTGGCGAAGCGCCCGTCGTGCATGTAGGGCGCGGTGAGCGCGACGTTGCGCAGGCTCGGCGTCTTGAACTTGCCGTGGTCCGCCGCGTTCTTCGTCACCGCCATGCGGCCAATGTCATCAGCGGCGAGTTCGAGGCCGTTGTTGGCAAAAGCCTGGCTCGTGAACAACGTGCCGCCGTGGCAGTGAAAGCAGTCCGCGCCACGCAGGCCGCGTTTGGGGTCAAACTCGGTCACAAAGAGCTGCAGACCGCGCTTCTCATTCTCGGCGAGTTCCGCCACCTTGCGCGCGGCCCGGTCAAAGCGTGATTCCTGCGAGATGAAGGTCAGCAGAAATTGTTCCAGCGCCTTCGCCAGGCGCTCCGCAGTGATCCCGGCGGAGCCAAAGGCCTTGGCAAAGCCAGTCTTGCATTCCGGGTCCGCATCGAGTTTCGCGATGACATTCGGCAGCGTCTCGTTCATCTCGTTCTTGTCCTGGATCGGCATGAGCACCTGCTCGCGCAGCGTGGCAGCGCGGCCGTCCCAGAAGAAGCCTGGATGCCAGGCCAGGTTGAACAACGGCATGGCGTTGCGTTTGCCCGGCTGCTGCTGTGCGCCGAGGCTGAAGCGACGCGGATCAGCGAAGGCATTTTTTGGATCGTGGCACGACGCGCAGGACTGCGTGCCGTTGATCGAAAGCCGCTTGTCGTGGAAAAGCTGGCGGCCCAGCGCCACGCCTTCCTCGGTCAGCGGATTGTCAGCAGGCAGTTTCACCTGCGGGAAGCGCTGGGTGATCGCGGGCGTCAGCGGATGCGTGCCAGCGGGGAAGGGGGCGGGTGTCTCGGTAAACGCCGGGGTTTGATACACATCGTAGTTCACGCCACGCACGCGGAAGGCCTGCTCGAGGTTGGTCTTCAAGGTTGCCGCCAGCGGATCGCCTGCACGCGAGTGCGTCGAGGTGCCGTCCTTGGCAAAGTCGATTCCCTTGAGCACGCGCGTGACATCCAGATCCAGCGCCAGCGTCAGCGGACGCCCGCCACGAAATGCCACCGGCAGTTCCACCGTCATCAACTGCGGCGCATTGGCCACGTGATAGGAGAAGCCGTCCTCCTTGCCGCCATTCTGGAAACGGCCTTCGAGCGCCAGAAAAATGTAGCCGCCCATCCAGCCCCAGTGCAGGCCGTTGACCTGCGGATTCAGCGCGTGATCCGGCGCATGGCGGTTCGGGTCCGCCTTGTTCACCGTCTCATCCACGCCGATGCGGAAGCGGATGCCCGTGTACTCGCCTTCCGGTATGCCGCTGCCCTTGGCGGTCATGCGGCCTGAGGCGGCGCTCACATAGGCAAACCAGTCCAGGGACTCCAGCCAGGGGCCGTCTTTCTTCTTCAACGCCAGCCCGGAGAGCAGAAAGTCCAGCCGCGTCACCCGTGCGGCGGGCCGCCCCGCCAGCGCTTCGTTCAGCCGCATCTCCGCACCCTGGGTCACAGGCCGAACGTCCAACCGCAGTTCTTGAGCGACCGCAGGCAGCATGAGCACCAGCACCATCAAACCCCCGCCCAAAGCCGGAAAAAACCGTCTGGGGAGGCTGAGATTCGCAAGATTGAAGCGCAAGATTGGCATCTTTTCCAATTCTGACACGACTTTCTATATTTGTCATACAGCGTTAAGTCAGGACTTTGTAAGTTCGATCCGGCGGGATCAAGGAGCGGGGACAGCTTTTTGAAAAGCTGAAATGGGAAAGTAGAAAGCTGAAATTCTGATCTGATCTCAGCCTCCCCATTTTCAGTTTTTCAGCTCTCTCATTTGCCTCCTCCTCAGGTGCTGCTGCTTTCCCATTTCCCATTTCCCATTTCCCATTTCAGCTTTTCAGTTTTCAGCCTTTCAGCCTTTCAGCCTTTCAGCCTTTCAGCCTTTCAGCTTTGATTCGTTCGCGCCCCACGCTCATCTCACCCTGCGGGCTTCGCTTCGCTCAGTCTGACTCGCAGCCCGCCATGCTGCTCGGCTCTGCTTTCCCATTTCAGTTTTTCAGCCTTTCAGCCTTCCAGCCTTTCAGCTTTTCAGTCCTCACCTCCTCAACACCCCAATCAACTCATCCACCTTGTTCGCGATCTGCTGCACCTCCGCCTGCGTCGGCGGGTCGCTCACCGTCATCCCCAGCGTGGCCACGGCGTTGCTGTTGCTGCTGCTGGTGGCGATGGCGTCCGTGAGCTGCTGGAGCGAGACCTCGCCGGGAGCGCCCGGCGGCCCCTGCTCGCCCTGGATGCCCGGCGGGCCCTGGCTGCCATCGCTGCCGTTGCTGCCCGTCTCACCCTGCGGGCCGGTGGGGATGCCAAAAATGAAGTGCAGCGTGCCGTCGGTCACATCGAGGGTCACCTGGGCCGGAGTGCCCGTCGGCAGCGTGTTCGTGCCATCGACGATGGCGGCACTGATGGTTTGAATGGCATCAATGAGATCCTTGAGGCCATTCAACTGCCCGCGCATCTGCACCGCATCGATCTCGGTGCCGGCTTGAGGGAGAGTGGGGTCGAACATAGGAAGAAAAGCTGAAAGCTGAAATACTGAAAAGCTGAGCCGAGCAGCCTGGCGGGCTGCGAGACCGACTGAGCGTAGCGAAGCCCGGAGGGCGACACGAGTGTGAGGCACGAGGGAGTCAAATGAGAAAGCTGAAAGCTGAAATACTGAGCTGAGGCGACTGGCAGGCTCGTTCTCGTCCTCCTCCTCTTACTCCTCCTCCTACTCCCTGAAGCTTGAGCCAAAAGACGACCAAAAAGGGAGGCGGAGTAGGAGTAGATCCTTGAGGCCGTTCAATTGTCCGCGCATCTGCACCGCGTCGATCTCGGTGCCGGCTTGAGGAAGAGTGGGGTCGAACATAGTGGTCCGCACAGTCCCTGTGCGGTCAGGTTTCAAAGTTCAGGGTGCTTGGTGCTTGGTTGGGAGTGTCACAGTGATTGGCGATTGCATCGTTCTCGTCCTCCTACTCGAACTCGTCCTCGAAAGGGCGTGTGGAGTGCGGTGCGGAGCTTCTGAGTGCTGGCGGAGCTATAGAAGAGAGGGGAGGGGGGAAAAGCTGAGAGTAGAAATGGGAAAGCAGAAAGCAGAGCCGAGCGGAGCGAGACAGCCTGCCGTAGGCAGCCCGCAGGGCAGCGCCGGAGGGCGATGGCAAATGAGAAAGCTCTTATTCAGAATTTCAGCTTTCCTCTTTGGATTTCAGCTTTCAGCATTTCAGCTTTCAGCTTTTGCTTCGCTACGGGCTCACCGTGATCTTCGCCACATCGCACCAGTCGCCATTGGGCTGTCCGGCGTCCCAGAACATGGCGCGGTACTCGCGCACCTCGGCCTGGTTGGCCACCAGCAGGGCGCGGGTGTCGATGTGGGGGCTCTTGGTCGAGATGG contains:
- a CDS encoding Ig-like domain-containing protein — its product is MKRLLLATLLMGTTARADVLSHEESDVLAAEAARLAPAAGPTATQMLPPVPAQYSTLGLWSSVIAWTPHIPVTCAQLPDGRLLTFASSQRTTFPVGNATYAATWDYRTGAFVEINNTRHDMFCGGVSLLKDGRLLVNGGNNTIRKCSLFDWRTNAWSAAPDMQDPRWYNTSVALPNGTIFTASGSGGSDTAERWQESSGWTRLTGINWALAHSEGGFESIWHPFLHVAPDGRIAHTGPTHTMHWVDPTGGGQFISTSATVPGAYYPKDGAVVMFDTGKILHSAGRTNGGGASNLAYVIDINGSTPAITQTGSLTHARTFANGVVLPNGEVMAIGGNSSQEKFSDNDSVMTPEIWNPVTGQWRTAANMQVPRNYHSLAVLLPDGRVWSGGGGLSGNSADHRDAQVYTPAALYHADGTLAARPAITEAPAAIGPGLTFNVRATAGLSRFTFIKLTSLTHSVTSDLRFLNLPFTQTSPGVYAVNAHANINVMTPGHWMLFAIAPNGVYSVSRIIQVDPAITYALSSPGDQTGTAGTAITPVTMNATGYQPATTSFSASGLPAGLAIHAGSGVISGTPAATGVFNVTITVNDGIKPASSTTFAWTIYSALTLSPLSHAPVPVGTAITFTASSTGGLNPQYKWNFGDGSAETAFSSSNTITQTFSPPGRYLVTLTARDDTGREVTTSFRQAVHAALTAAPPAVSSSIAYQVRSGANARLWVVNPDQDKVTVFDAVTRARSGIITTGKGPRSIAIAPDGRAWVVNSESGSITIIGTNLAVAQTVPLARGSRPYAIVFDPAGTNAYVSLQDTGRVVKINPATPTQIAATATVGSDVRHLSISADGTKVFATRFITPRLPGEETAHVITQQGSMKFGGQVVVITAASMSVAKTIILEHSNDEDSSITGRGIPNYLGPAVLSPDGISAWVPSKKDNIKRGMLRDGRPLTHDSTVRSITSRIDLTTEAEDFAARIDFNDAGIASTAAYERTGMYLFTALEGSREVAVVDAWGKRELLRFTAGRAPQGVITSPDGRTLYVHNFMDRTVTVHDVSAVLNGAETAPTLTATLNCITTEKLTAAVLKGKQFFYDSRDPRIALQQYVSCATCHNDGGQDGRVWDFTGFGEGLRNNISLKGHGTHGPVHWTGNFDEIQDFEGQMRGFAGGLGLMSDANFHAGTRSQPLGDPKAGLSADLDALAAYVTSLTTNGSSPSRNSNGTLTADAVAGQQIFRAQNCAACHSGTRFTNSALHVLRDVGTIKPSSGRRLNTTLPGFDVPTLRGLWNTAPYLHDGSAATLADAVRAHQGVLLTDAQLSQVVSFLSQIDDAVVSAPSPLNIVLATASSTVNTTFPVTGVLSEAATGFTAADISITGGTISGFAITGMSFSFNVGPLAANVRIEIAANVMTDATGLGNLASNVLNLTNTSDVTRPVITLATTESNVSAAFDVSLTSSENILGLTAGDFTVTNGTASNVTGSGSNFSATITPNAAGSVTVLLPAEAVADAAGNGCVVSNTLSVTFTPADTLQPTVTLATASTNVSAAFQVTATFSENVSSVALSDFIVTNGSVSSLNGSGSAYSVTVTPMTNGNVTIQLPANAASDAAGNTSSTSNTLDVIYTTTADPVPSVLLSTASSNIAGSFTVNAQFSENVTDVSEADFIVTNGHVTGLSGSGSLWIATIQPATTGDVTVRMPANAAQDSSAQGNSASNTLTVSFAPSAAFAAKINFQNAGAPKPNGYVADNGAVFAVRNGLEHGWNMDHSKQGRDRNAVSDQRQDTFIRMRTGARWEIAVPNGEYDLVISVGDATATSTNTLRVEGTVVWSALACAAGKFQVKSLRVSVADGRLTLDNGSAADRVTALNYIDIANIHGTPPTRQNGLTADYFAGINFDQLRFSRIDSTVDFRWDAAAPDTRLAADNFSVRWHGCIVPRHSERHTFTTMSDDGVRLWVNGQLLINNWTHHGEEWNTAEIDLQAGVPVTIQMEFYENGGDAVARLLWESTSQPLEVVPADRLLINETGMTGTTYPATFAAWTDSGRSNGSGSMTTAATNADGDDLPDLLEYALGGSAGSGINAGEVLRLDTQNGHVSASIVRPQGISDLHWFLESSTDLKTWSFLATTPAVIDDDNGTETLRWENLDTVADQSLVRGMVRLRVQRTSTGDTATTPAVTWQQITTQRGTQTIGVNGVNAPVFAGYAHSSAGNAVYITDASYLPGVVDPDARYYLEIRSGPHAGHRFDLAHIGDRAIVIDTESANNTLLDVPTDISGARIAIHKHVTLGQVFDKTVLNGTNTPSTADQILFLTSSGFRSFWLLKAGSYHQWNAAGDATLTSADATIIPPGTGVLLKTGSTVARSIVVTGQVRTTPFAQLVTQGYSLLTSPWPLDASPFSLRMTDTTVFTATTNPTTADTFQLWKGDNQPGASGYNGYWFFQPPNTPAIWTSSGDASLRSQNDLLLLKTARAAFLNRRSATTGVWVIPAP
- a CDS encoding MbnP family protein; this encodes MRFNLANLSLPRRFFPALGGGLMVLVLMLPAVAQELRLDVRPVTQGAEMRLNEALAGRPAARVTRLDFLLSGLALKKKDGPWLESLDWFAYVSAASGRMTAKGSGIPEGEYTGIRFRIGVDETVNKADPNRHAPDHALNPQVNGLHWGWMGGYIFLALEGRFQNGGKEDGFSYHVANAPQLMTVELPVAFRGGRPLTLALDLDVTRVLKGIDFAKDGTSTHSRAGDPLAATLKTNLEQAFRVRGVNYDVYQTPAFTETPAPFPAGTHPLTPAITQRFPQVKLPADNPLTEEGVALGRQLFHDKRLSINGTQSCASCHDPKNAFADPRRFSLGAQQQPGKRNAMPLFNLAWHPGFFWDGRAATLREQVLMPIQDKNEMNETLPNVIAKLDADPECKTGFAKAFGSAGITAERLAKALEQFLLTFISQESRFDRAARKVAELAENEKRGLQLFVTEFDPKRGLRGADCFHCHGGTLFTSQAFANNGLELAADDIGRMAVTKNAADHGKFKTPSLRNVALTAPYMHDGRFATLEAVVEHYSGEVRRSSTLDPNLAKHPEAGIQLNAQEKADLTAFLKTLTDETFVSPESAPATQ
- a CDS encoding collagen-like protein, whose product is MFDPTLPQAGTEIDAVQMRGQLNGLKDLIDAIQTISAAIVDGTNTLPTGTPAQVTLDVTDGTLHFIFGIPTGPQGETGSNGSDGSQGPPGIQGEQGPPGAPGEVSLQQLTDAIATSSSNSNAVATLGMTVSDPPTQAEVQQIANKVDELIGVLRR